In Cygnus atratus isolate AKBS03 ecotype Queensland, Australia chromosome 5, CAtr_DNAZoo_HiC_assembly, whole genome shotgun sequence, a single window of DNA contains:
- the MYOD1 gene encoding myoblast determination protein 1, with protein sequence MDLLGPMEMTEGSLCSFAAADDFYDDPCFNTSDMHFFEDLDPRLVHVGGLLKPEEHPHHHGHHHGHPHEEEHVRAPSGHHQAGRCLLWACKACKRKTTNADRRKAATMRERRRLSKVNEAFETLKRCTSTNPNQRLPKVEILRNAIRYIESLQALLREQEDVYYPVLEHYSGESDASSPRSNCSDGMMEYSGPPCSSRRRNSYDSSYYTESPNDPKHGKSSVVSSLDCLSSIVERISTDNSTCPILPPAETVAEGSPCSPQEGASLNDSGAQVPSPTNCTPLPQDSSSSNPIYQVL encoded by the exons ATGGACTTACTGGGCCCCATGGAGATGACGGAGGGCTCCCTCTGCTCCTTCGCGGCCGCCGACGATTTCTATGATGACCCGTGCTTCAACACATCGGACATGCACTTCTTTGAGGACCTGGACCCCCGGCTGGTGCACGTGGGGGGCCTGCTGAAGCCCGAGGAGCACCCGCACCACCACGGGCACCACCACGGGCACCCGCACGAGGAGGAGCACGTCCGGGCGCCCAGCGGGCACCACCAGGCTGGCCGCTGCCTGCTGTGGGCATGCAAGGCTTGCAAGAGGAAGACCACCAACGCCGACCGCCGTAAGGCTGCCACCATGAGGGAGAGGCGGCGGCTCAGCAAGGTCAACGAGGCCTTCGAGACCCTCAAGCGCTGCACCTCCACCAACCCCAACCAGCGCCTGCCCAAGGTGGAGATCCTGCGCAACGCCATCCGCTACATCGAGAGCCTGCAGGCGCTGCTGCGGGAGCAGGAGGACGTTTACTACCCGGTGCTGGAGCACTACAGCGGGGAGTCGGACGCCTCCAGCCCCCGCTCCAACTGCTCCGACGGCATG ATGGAGTACAGCGGGCCTCCTTGCAGCTCTCGTAGAAGAAACAGCTATGACAGTAGCTACTACACAGAATCACCAAATG ATCCAAAGCATGGGAAGAGTTCTGTTGTTTCCAGCCTTGATTGCCTCTCAAGCATTGTGGAGAGGATTTCCACAGATAACTCCACGTGTCCCATACTGCCTCCAGCTGAAACTGTTGCTGAAGGCAGTCCCTGTTCCCCCCAAGAAGGAGCAAGCCTGAATGATAGCGGAGCCCAAGTTCCTTCCCCCACCAACTGCACCCCTCTTCCCCAggatagcagcagcagcaaccctATCTACCAAGTGCTATAA
- the LOC118249815 gene encoding ferritin light chain-like, giving the protein MAAPAMAEPRSKRPRVALPACQAHRPLPSGRVRQSFPVAVEEGLCGVTGALLELAYSLQALGEYFDQSHVALPNVSKFFCHQALEERKAAEALMEYQQVRGGHYCAKTIQKPNYDYTVGLVKALELAMIQWKTMTRYFEELYAISIENADPHSASTIKKQFIGPKIRKIKLMGDLLTNARRLDCSQDGRNSLGDYFMDRLQKEFRTGIELESGQQCGPCPPLQQGTGAAEGLKRSQKDFFQHRNNIGPIYATIHCTATLPQCNNDGTGAKVKQGREVV; this is encoded by the exons atGGCGGCGCCCGCCATGGCTGAACCGCGCTCCAAGCGGCCCCGCGTGGCGCTGCCCGCCTGCCAGGCACACCGCCCGCTGCCCAGCGGCCGCGTGAGACAGAGCTTCCCGGTCGCCGTGGAAGAAGGCCTCTGCGGGGTCACCGGAGCCCTGCTGGAGCTCGCCTACAGCCTGCAGGCGCTG gGTGAATATTTTGATCAATCACACGTGGCTCTACCAAATGTTTCCAAGTTCTTCTGCCATCAAGctctggaagagagaaaagctgcagaggcTTTGATGGAGTATCAGCAAGTAAGAGGAGGCCATTACTGTGCTAAAACCATCCAG AAACCAAACTATGACTACACAGTCGGTCTGGTGAAAGCTCTGGAACTAGCAATGATACAGTGGAAAACTATGACTCGGTATTTTGAAGAACTTTATGCCATAAGCATTGAAAATGCAGACCCTCATAGTGCAAGCACTATCAAGAAACAATTTATTGGGCCCAAAATCCGGAAGATCAAGCTGATGGGAGATCTTCTGACCAATGCTCGCAGGCTTGATTGTTCCCAAGATGGCAGGAATAGTCTTGGGGATTACTTTATGGACCGGTTGCAGAAGGAGTTCAGAACAGGCATAGAGTTGGAGTCTGGTCAGCAGTGCGgcccctgcccacctctccagcaGGGTACTGGAGCTGCAGAGGGTTTGAAGCGATCccagaaagattttttccagCACAGGAATAACATAGGGCCAATATATGCAACCATCCACTGCACTGCCACGCTGCCACAGTGTAATAATGACGGGACAGGAGCAAAAGtgaagcaggggagggaggtagTTTAA